The genomic DNA TGAAGTAGAAAACGCATATCTCGTGTCGGAACCTCTCATCATGATTAGGCGCTTAGCCTGATTGACACATCGGGAAAATTCGGCAGAATGATTCCCACTTGTGCAGCGCCCATTCGGTGTGTCAGTTGGTGTTGTCGTTCCGTGACGGTTTCGGTTGTCACGACAGCGACATATCGAAGTCATATGGAATGCGCTGGCGGGGAAGATAAAACAGATCCGCCGGTTGCGTTGCACACGGTGTATAACGAGCGTTTTCGCTCATTTTGAAATTCAAGGTTGAGATAGATATGGAAACCGGTACCGTTAAGTGGTTCAACGACGCCAAGGGCTTCGGCTTCATCACGCCGGACGAAGGCGGCAATGATCTGTTCGCGCATTTCTCCGCCATCGAAGGCTCGGGCTTCAAGTCGTTGAAGGAAGGCCAGAAGGTGCGCTACGTCAAGGCCATGGGCCAGAAGGGCGAACAAGCCACCAAGATCCAGGCCCTCTGATACCGGTGAGGTCCCGCTGGCCCGACGGGCCGGCCGCCAAGAAAGCCCCGCAGTGTCGCGGGGCTTTTTTGTTGCTGGCGCGTTGTGCTGCAGCACGGCTCTGCCCGTGTCGTTGCAGGTGAAATTGCTATAATCGCCCGACCCACAACCACCTCCCGGCGGGTTGCGCGCACGAAGCCGCGCGGCCGGCGCGGGATGGTAAGCAGCGTGTCGAGGAGTTACGTGGCCGGTACTCAGATCGCAGCTTCAGACAGCCGTGTCGCCATCGGCGCCCAGGCTGGTCCCGCCGCCTCGTCGGGCAGCTCCTTCCATGCCGCGTTGCGCATCCTGCCGGCGGCACAGCGCCAGGCCATGTTCGAGATCTACGCGTTCTGCCGCGCCGTCGACGATATCGCCGACGGCGATGCGCCGCATGCCGAGCGCCTGGCCGCGCTCGATGCCTGGCGCCGCGACCTCGACGCCTGCTACGCAGGCACCCCGCCCGCGCCACTGCAGCCGCTGTGCGCGCAGATCCGCGCCTTCGACCTTCAGCAGGCCGACTTTCTCGCCGTGATCGACGGCATGACCATGGACGTGGTGCAGGATATCCGCGCGCCCGATGCCGCCACCCTCGACCTGTATTGCG from Cupriavidus taiwanensis includes the following:
- a CDS encoding cold-shock protein encodes the protein METGTVKWFNDAKGFGFITPDEGGNDLFAHFSAIEGSGFKSLKEGQKVRYVKAMGQKGEQATKIQAL